A genomic segment from Malus domestica chromosome 05, GDT2T_hap1 encodes:
- the LOC103435773 gene encoding alcohol dehydrogenase class-3-like — MATQGQVITCKAAVAWEPNKPLVIEDVQVAPPQAGEVRVKILYTALCHTDAYTWGGKDPEGLFPCILGHEAAGIVESVGEGVTIVQPGDHVIPCYQAECEECKFCKSGKTNLCGKVRAATGVGVMMSDRKSRFSINGKPIYHFMGTSTFSQYTVVHDVSVAKIDPKAPLEKVCLLGCGIPTGLGAVWNTAKVEAGSIVAIFGLGTVGLAVAEGAKTAGASRIIGIDIDSKKFDRAKNFGVTEFVNPKDHEKPIQQVLVDLTDGGVDYSFECIGNVSVMRAALECCHKGWGTSVIVGVAASGQEISTRPFQLVTGRVWKGTAFGGFKSRSQVPWLVEKYLKKEIKVDEYITHTLTLGEINKAFDLMHEGECLRCVLSTDA; from the exons ATGGCTACTCAAGGTCAAGTCATCACTTGCAAAG CGGCGGTGGCCTGGGAACCCAATAAGCCGTTGGTGATCGAAGACGTGCAGGTGGCTCCGCCGCAGGCCGGAGAGGTCCGGGTCAAGATTCTCTACACCGCTCTCTGCCACACCGACGCTTATACCTGGGGCGGCAAG GATCCTGAGGGTCTCTTCCCTTGTATTCTTGGTCACGAGGCTGCAGG TATTGTTGAGAGTGTGGGTGAAGGTGTTACTATAGTTCAGCCAGGAGACCATGTCATCCCTTGTTACCAGGCAGAATGCGAAGAATGCAAGTTTTGCAAATCAGGGAAGACAAATCTTTGTGGGAAAGTACGTGCTGCCACTGGAGTTGGAGTCATGATGAGTGATCGCAAAAGCCGTTTCTCTATAAACGGAAAACCTATCTATCATTTTATGGGAACATCAACGTTTAGCCAGTACACAGTTGTTCATGATGTTAGTGTTGCAAAGATAGACCCAAAAGCTCCATTGGAGAAAGTTTGTCTTCTTGGATGTGGTATTCCTACTG GTCTTGGAGCTGTTTGGAACACAGCAAAGGTAGAAGCGGGATCAATCGTTGCTATTTTTGGCCTTGGGACTGTTGGTCTTGCT GTTGCAGAAGGTGCCAAAACAGCTGGTGCATCACGGATAATTGGCATTGATATTGACAGCAAAAAGTTTGATAGAG CAAAGAACTTTGGAGTTACTGAATTTGTGAATCCAAAAGACCACGAGAAGCCAATCCAACAAGTCCTTGTTGATCTCACTGATGGTGGTGTTGACTACAGTTTTGAGTGCATTGGAAATGTCTCGGTGATGAGGGCTGCCTTGGAGTGCTGCCACAAG GGCTGGGGAACATCTGTTATTGTTGGTGTTGCGGCATCAGGGCAGGAGATCTCTACTCGCCCTTTTCAGTTGGTGACTGGTCGTGTGTGGAAAGGAACAGCCTTTGGTGGTTTCAAGAGCCGCTCGCAGGTGCCATGGCTTGTAGAAAAGTACTTGAAGAAG GAAATCAAAGTTGATGAATACATCACCCACACTTTGACTCTTGGTGAGATCAACAAAGCATTTGATCTGATGCATGAAGGGGAATGCCTCCGGTGTGTGCTTTCTACCGATGCATGA
- the LOC103435772 gene encoding ammonium transporter 1 member 4-like, whose amino-acid sequence MAAAISCSATDLRPLLGAAANATAAAEYICGRFDAVSNKFVDTAYAVDNTYLLFSAYLVFAMQLGFAMLCAGSVRAKNTMNIMLTNVLDAATGGIFYYLFGFALAFGTPSNGFIGQHFFGLSKFPSQSFDYGYFLYQWAFAIAAAGITSGSIAERTQFVAYLIYSSFLTGFVYPIVSHWFWSAEGWASPARADNLLFESGVIDFAGSGVVHLVGGIAGLWGALIEGPRIGRFDHEGKSVALRGHSGTLVVLGTFLLWFGWYGFNAGSFLNILKAYGASGSYYGQWSAIGRTAVTTTLAGCSAALTTLFGKRLFSGHWNVTDVCNGLLGGFAAITSGCSVVDPWAAIICGFVAAWVLIGCNKLAEKLKYDDPLEAAQLHGGCGSWGIIFTALFAKKAYVNEIYAGQPNRPYGLLMGGGGKLLAAHLVQIVVVIGFVSVTMGTLFFLLHKLKLLRISTEEEMAGMDVTSHGGLAYVYNDEFGHPATPKPGSNTGTTQSV is encoded by the coding sequence ATGGCGGCTGCTATTTCTTGCTCAGCCACCGACCTCCGACCCCTTTTGGGTGCAGCTGCCAACGCCACTGCGGCTGCAGAATACATCTGCGGCCGCTTTGATGCTGTGTCAAACAAGTTTGTCGACACAGCCTATGCTGTGGACAACACCTATCTTCTGTTCTCTGCCTACCTTGTTTTTGCAATGCAGCTAGGGTTTGCCATGCTCTGCGCAGGATCAGTTCGCGCGAAAAATACCATGAACATTATGCTCACCAACGTCCTTGACGCTGCCACGGGCGGCATCTTCTACTACCTCTTTGGATTTGCATTGGCCTTTGGCACACCGTCAAACGGTTTCATAGGGCAGCACTTCTTCGGCCTCAGCAAGTTTCCCTCTCAATCTTTTGATTACGGTTACTTCCTTTATCAATGGGCTTTTGCCATTGCAGCTGCTGGGATCACAAGTGGTTCCATTGCTGAACGAACCCAATTCGTCGCGTACTTGATTTATTCGTCCTTCCTGACTGGATTTGTCTACCCAATTGTGTCCCATTGGTTCTGGTCTGCTGAAGGATGGGCTAGCCCGGCACGTGCTGACAATCTCTTATTCGAATCCGGGGTCATTGATTTCGCAGGTTCCGGCGTtgttcacttggttggtggcattgCTGGCTTGTGGGGTGCCCTAATTGAAGGCCCCCGCATTGGACGTTTTGATCACGAAGGCAAGTCAGTGGCACTGCGTGGACACAGCGGCACATTGGTTGTTTTGGGCACATTTCTTCTCTGGTTTGGTTGGTATGGCTTCAATGCTGGTTCTTTCCTCAACATTCTAAAGGCATACGGTGCAAGCGGATCATATTACGGGCAATGGAGTGCAATTGGAAGAACGGCGGTCACAACCACACTCGCTGGATGCTCAGCAGCACTCACTACTCTCTTCGGAAAGCGCTTGTTCTCCGGTCATTGGAACGTCACTGATGTCTGCAACGGTTTGCTTGGTGGGTTTGCAGCAATCACTTCTGGCTGCTCGGTTGTCGATCCTTGGGCTGCAATCATTTGCGGGTTTGTGGCGGCTTGGGTTTTGATTGGGTGCAACAAGCTTGCTGAGAAGTTGAAGTATGATGATCCGCTTGAAGCAGCACAGCTCCATGGGGGGTGTGGCTCGTGGGGGATTATTTTCACGGCATTGTTTGCGAAAAAGGCTTATGTGAATGAGATATATGCAGGGCAGCCAAACAGGCCGTATGGGCTTCTGATGGGCGGTGGCGGAAAACTACTGGCGGCGCATTTGGTCCAGATTGTGGTGGTTATAGGGTTTGTGAGTGTGACAATGGGGACATTGTTTTTCTTGCTTCACAAGTTAAAGCTCTTGAGGATTTCAACTGAGGAGGAGATGGCAGGAATGGATGTCACAAGTCATGGTGGATTGGCTTATGTGTATAACGATGAATTCGGCCATCCGGCAACACCGAAACCGGGCTCAAACACAGGCACTACTCAATCTGTttga
- the LOC103435770 gene encoding LOW QUALITY PROTEIN: uncharacterized protein (The sequence of the model RefSeq protein was modified relative to this genomic sequence to represent the inferred CDS: deleted 1 base in 1 codon; substituted 1 base at 1 genomic stop codon) yields MEKGSQRQTESERADLDAIAALKESSAIEFKEKGNECVKKGKKHFSEAMDCYTRAINQQALTDSDISILFSNRAHVNLLLGNYRRALTDAXEAFKLCPTNLKALYRAAKASFSLNLLSESASHCENGLKHDPGNEELKKLLRPIELKKMEHEQREAQVSKAIAEAKDLVSAIEIRGMKLGKAMYRELTGLRKPVLDKNNTLHWPVLLLYAEVMSSDFIEDFCETDMLSAHLNVMFSDSCPPLSWDQEHNYTRDAIELYYEAGSGVSVSKTEILRCLLEGTPASNVESINDEQKDANENSIGSSSAGKGFSKWIKVNESRTLYDVLREPNLIIPGIPVFYVVSKCSSFYKEFKAGNWAPPS; encoded by the exons ATGGAAAAGGGGTCCCAACGCCAAACCGAAAGCGAAAGGGCCGACCTTGACGCCATTGCCGCCCTCAAAGAAAGCTCTGCCATTGAGTTCAAG GAAAAGGGGAACGAGTGTgtgaaaaaagggaaaaagcaTTTTTCGGAAGCCATGGACTGCTACACGAGGGCAATCAATCAGCAAGCTTTGACCGATTCCGACATCTCAATTCTCTTTTCGAATCGAGCCCATGTCAATCTTTTGCTTGGAAACTATAGACGCGCTCTTACTGATGCCTAGGAAGCATTCAAGCTCTGCCCCACTAATCTCAAG GCTTTGTACCGAGCTGCGAAAGCGTCTTTTTCGTTGAACTTGTTGTCTGAATCGGCATCACATTGCGAAAACGGGCTTAAACATGACCCGGGTAACGAAGAGCTGAAGAAGCTGTTGAGGCCGATTGAGTTGAAGAAGATGGAACATGAGCAGCGTGAGGCTCAAGTTTCAAAGGCAATTGCAGAGGCTAAG GACCTTGTTTCCGCGATTGAAATTCGAGGCATGAAGCTTGGGAAGGCAATGTATCGAGAACTTACTGGATTACGAAAGCCTGTACTAGACAAGAATAATACGCTTCATTGGCCAGTTCTTCTGCTTTATGCAGAGGTTATGTCCAGTGACTTCATTGAGGATTTCTGTGAGACAGACATGTTGTCAGCTCATCTCAACGTG ATGTTTTCAGATAGCTGCCCGCCTTTGTCATGGGATCAGGAACACAATTACACTCGTGATGCTATTGAGTTATACTACGAA GCTGGTTCAGGAGTTTCTGTGTCAAAGACAGAGATCCTTCGTTGTCTCCTAGAGGGCACACCAGCTTCTAATGTGGAAAGCATCAATGATGAGCAAAAGGATGCCAATGAGAATTCTATTGGTAGCAGCTCAGCAG GCAAAGGTTTCTCTAAATGGATCAAAGTAAACGAAAGTAGG ACACTTTATGACGTTCTGAGAGAACCTAACCTCATCATTCCAGGGATCCCAG TGTTTTATGTTGTTTCTAAATGCTCCAGCTTCTATAAAGAGTTCAAAGCCGGGAACTGGGCTCCTCCATCGTGA
- the LOC103435771 gene encoding RPM1 interacting protein 13-like produces the protein MDPGPIYISSDDELGWTDLDEEDNFDWVSDLLESVDKVTDDDDDDDDDDSDDVVVISEVNSKPSKKSSKRTVADVDDDCVVLDGDPDKPVSVVEDSGSGSDELLVVGEKGQVACRDYPHPRHLCAKFPFKTTRHENHCDLCHCYVCDSLAPCVHWSTRGSNFDHCHATDKEETWKVLRKDFKTAKTAPLSASNNLAPTKHSPVPPLNIIRLAPNSLPQNQVSRPATVRPCTSAGRTMPSIRIPSRSHQPEYLVPKNKVQPCSVSKQLLGAHTNVVGRNRGQNIGHLGPVSSHSMFKRVGAVVNRSTFVSSNNSSCATPLIYNRTSTPMATSNGGNPLWLQGVHSSVHQNASQPMTTFVGNTVPSQPQTYSQAIPQSIYSQTFQQQGNQSQNDSQFICQYAIPSPDSSQGVYQYGNQSQNSSLQGNLGVSVTDLDFTDCNWVNTSSPNIQRPPIQQPPIQQPPIQQPPVQQPPLQQPPFQQPPIQQPPIRQPQFQQPPPIQQQPPIELSEIQSTEPVSEPAPVNEQSNKGANFNGLDTEFESWLFEAESSPAESNNAMASHLNMLSPEPTFIDSLLFDFETPWNGLAQV, from the exons ATGGATCCGGGTCCAATCTACATAAGCTCCGATGACGAACTGGGCTGGACCGACCTGGATGAGGAGGACAACTTTGATTGGGTATCGGACCTTCTGGAATCTGTCGACAAGGTAAccgatgatgacgatgatgacgatgatgatgatTCCGATGACGTTGTGGTGATTAGTGAGGTCAACTCCAAGCCCAGTAAAAAGTCTTCCAAACGGACGGTGGCGGATGTGGACGATGATTGTGTGGTCTTGGACGGTGACCCGGATAAGCCGGTTTCGGTGGTGGAGGATTCGGGTAGCGGCTCCGACGAGTTGCTTGTGGTTGGGGAGAAGGGGCAG GTAGCATGTAGAGACTACCCTCATCCACGACATCTTTGTGCCAAATTTCCTTTCAAAACTACCCGGCACGAGAACCACTGTGATCTT TGTCACTGTTATGTCTGTGACTCGCTGGCACCATGTGTACACTGGAGCACCAGAGGCTCCAACTTTGATCATTGTCATGCCACGGACAAAGAAGAGACATGGAAAGTACTGAGAAAAGATTTCAAGACAGCAAAAACTGCACCATTATCAGCTTCAAACAATCTGGCACCGACTAAACATAGTCCAGTTCCACCTCTCAATATTATTCGGTTGGCACCCAACTCTTTACCACAGAATCAGGTCTCTAGGCCAGCTACAGTCCGCCCTTGCACCTCAGCCGGTCGTACCATGCCTAGTATCAGAATTCCAAGCAGAAGTCACCAACCAGAATATCTTGTCCCTAAGAACAAAGTCCAACCATGTTCAGTTTCTAAGCAGTTGCTTGGTGCACACACTAATGTTGTTGGGAGGAACCGAGGTCAAAATATTGGTCATTTAGGCCCCGTCTCTTCTCATTCAATGTTCAAAAGAGTAGGAGCTGTTGTGAACCGAAGTACATTTGTTTCGTCAAATAACAGTAGTTGTGCCACTCCATTAATATACAACAGAACTTCCACTCCCATGGCAACATCAAATGGCGGAAACCCCTTGTGGTTGCAGGGTGTTCATTCTAGTGTGCATCAGAACGCCTCCCAGCCCATGACCACTTTCGTTGGAAATACAGTGCCCTCCCAACCCCAAACATATAGTCAGGCCATCCCCCAGTCAATTTACAGCCAAACTTTTCAACAGCAAGGGAATCAAAGTCAAAATGATAGCCAATTTATTTGTCAGTACGCGATACCAAGTCCGGATTCCAGTCAAGGTGTATATCAGTATGGGAATCAGAGTCAGAATTCTAGTCTGCAAGGTAATCTAGGTGTAAGTGTCACAGATTTGGATTTTACGGATTGTAACTGGGTTAACACTTCCAGTCCAAACATTCAGCGGCCTCCAATTCAGCAACCTCCTATTCAGCAGCCTCCAATTCAGCAACCTCCTGTTCAGCAGCCTCCGCTTCAGCAGCCGCCATTTCAGCAACCTCCCATCCAGCAACCTCCCATTCGGCAGCCTCAGTTTCAGCAGCCGCCTCCTATCCAGCAACAGCCTCCCATTGAACTTTCTGAAATTCAAAGCACCGAGCCTGTATCCGAGCCAGCTCCCGTCAATGAGCAGTCTAACAAAGGCGCAAATTTCAATGGTTTGGATACCGAATTTGAAAGCTGGCTCTTTGAAGCCGAGTCTAGTCCGGCTGAATCAAATAATGCGATGGCATCTCACCTGAACATGTTGTCTCCCGAGCCGACTTTTATAGACTCACTCTTGTTTGATTTTGAAACCCCCTGGAATGGTCTGGCGCAGGTATAG
- the LOC103435769 gene encoding uncharacterized protein isoform X1, producing the protein MEGKEDAEAYEEQPPSPIQVLQEISEEALKVAGETLQNVVPGNSSMPPLAPGHRRSRSEIVTTGHRRSNSFQKLKNQMQRAWRWGGNSRDDLRLAFNPEVLANQKRQWYQLHSKSKGHIRYTEPTSLFEHFIIAGLHPDANLETVEDAFVKRKKWEMEMINSGIVDLKLLQQRGPPIPTLEPQILFKYPPGKRLDMRLKDLASFCFPGGVKARLMEKTPSLSDLNQVVYGQEHLGKDDLSFIFSLKVADNATLYGVCLHVSEIVQRPPAILGISSPNSHSMGGLFRFLVSAPRCYCVLSRVPFFELHYEMLNSIVQQERLKRITQFASEMALTDFVPTLPNVQDNDDESPERESFDNWMDSAIPVDSPIALTAASAGIRLDDETPPSSLKIWELQSPESVSASESSDFSQVRYLDKDGRKDSQCSDDYGFEVSETRSEASERICGNYGNDHTFSEVGTSFSSRNRTFESLGSAESVFRNGHTSPEVGPSFSSRNRTLERLGSSESLFSPARSMVSEDEDDDLFSTCEKEFGDELIMEWARENKNDLLQIVCGFHALPLPQRGSELSFLPLEHLQATEYRRPPVAALGFDENSLDSFQDPGVDVMLAAAEEALALSIWTTATICRVLSLESILSLLTGVLLEKQVVIVCPNLGVLSATVLSLIPMIRPFQWQSLMLPFLKYLQVLPGKMLDFLDAPVPFITGIQQFPADLKRKTSDPVQVNVQKDQVKMCHLPSLPRHKDLATELGPIHARLSCEGSFAKKHPVYRCNEVQVEAAGQFLEVMKNYMESLCSDLRSYTITSVQSNSDRVSLLLKESFIDSFPSKDRQFIKLFVDTQMFTVLSDSRLSSFENGGS; encoded by the exons ATGGAGGGTAAAGAAGATGCCGAAGCATACGAAGAGCAGCCTCCGTCGCCTATTCAGGTTTTGCAGGAAATATCTGAGGAGGCACTTAAAGTGGCAGGGGAGACACTGCAAAATGTGGTCCCGGGTAATTCGAGCATGCCACCATTGGCACCGGGGCATAGGCGCTCCCGAAGTGAAATTGTAACTACGGGACACAGACGGAGCAATAGCTTccagaaattgaaaaatcaGATGCAGAGGGCGTGGAGATGGGGTGGAAATTCGCGGGATGATTTGCGGTTGGCTTTCAATCCTGAGGTTTTGGCAAACCAAAAACGTCAGTGGTATCAGCTTCACTCCAAATCAAAG GGCCATATAAGATATACCGAGCCAACTTCACTCTTTGAGCATTTTATTATTGCGGGGCTTCATCCGGATGCTAACCTTGAAACTGTGGAGGATGCATTTgttaaaagaaagaaatgggAGATGGAGATGATAAACTCTGGAATTGTTGACCTTAAATTGCTACAGCAGCGGGGACCTCCAATTCCTACATTAGAACCTCAG ATACTTTTCAAATATCCTCCTGGGAAGCGTCTAGATATGCGTTTGAAAGATTTAGCTTCCTTTTGTTTTCCTGGAGGGGTTAAG GCACGGTTAATGGAGAAGACTCCATCACTAAGTGATTTAAATCAAGTTGTTTACGGACAG GAGCATTTAGGAAAAGAtgatttatcatttattttctcACTCAAG GTGGCAGACAATGCAACACTTTATGGTGTTTGCCTACACGTGTCAGAAATTGTTCAGAGGCCTCCTGCTATCTTAGGCATCTCATCACCTAATTCTCATTCGATGGGAGGACTCTTCCGATTTTTGGTTTCTGCGCCTCGATGCTACTGTGTGCTATCCAGAGTTCCTTTTTTTGAGTTACACTACGAGATGCTGAATAG TATCGTTCAACAGGAGCGTCTGAAGCGAATCACACAATTTGCTAGTGAAATGGCACTTACTGATTTTGTCCCTACATTGCCCAATGTACAAGATAATGATGATGAGTCCCCCGAGAGGGAGTCTTTTGATAATTGGATGGACTCTGCAATACCAGTTGACAGTCCAATTGCCCTTACAGCTGCCAGTGCAGGAATTAGACTGGACGATGAGACTCCACCTTCTTCACTCAAGATATGGGAACTGCAGTCCCCTGAAAGTGTCTCAGCTAGTGAGAGTTCAGATTTTAGTCAAGTACGGTATTTAGACAAGGATGGTAGAAAGGATTCACAATGTTCTGATGACTATGGTTTTGAGGTCTCAGAAACTCGTTCGGAAGCTTCAGAAAGAATATGCGGAAACTATGGAAATGACCATACTTTTTCAGAGGTTGGGACATCTTTCTCCTCCAGAAATCGCACGTTTGAGAGTCTTGGGAGTGCTGAATCTGTATTTAG aaatggCCATACTTCTCCAGAGGTTGGGCCATCTTTCTCTTCCAGGAACCGCACATTGGAGCGTCTTGGCAGTTCCGAATCTTTGTTCAG TCCAGCTAGAAGCATGGTATCGGAGGATGAAGACGATGACCTTTTCTCGACTTGTGAGAAAGAGTTTGGTGATGAACTGATAATGGAATGGGCTAGG GAGAACAAGAACGATTTGTTACAGATTGTTTGTGGTTTTCATGCTCTGCCTCTCCCACAACGAGGAAGTGAATTATCGTTTCTACCTCTTGAACATCTTCAAGCTACTGAGTATAGGCGACCTCCAGTAGCTGCTCTTGGTTTTGATGAGAATAGTTTAGATTCATTTCAAGATCCTGGG GTCGATGTTATGCTAGCTGCTGCTGAAGAAGCGCTTGCACTATCAATATGGACAACTGCAACAATCTGCCGAGTTCTCTCCCTTGAAAGT ATTTTATCATTGCTTACGGGAGTATTACTAGAAAAACAAGTGGTAATAGTGTGTCCGAATCTG GGTGTGCTATCAGCTACAGTATTATCTCTCATTCCCATGATTCGTCCATTTCAATGGCAGAGTTTAATGCTTCCT TTTCTTAAATATCTTCAGGTTCTACCAGGGAAAATGCTTGACTTTCTTGACGCCCCAGTTCCATTTATT ACTGGGATACAACAGTTTCCTGCAGACCTGAAGAGGAAAACATCGGATCCTGTTCAAGTTAATGTGCAAAAGGATCAG gtgaaaatgtgtcatttGCCGTCACTTCCAAGACATAAAGATCTAGCCACTGAATTAGGGCCCATCCATGCTAGACTGTCATGTGAAGGTTCATTTGCTAAAAAGCATCCTGTATATAGGTGCAACGAAGTGCAG GTCGAAGCTGCAGGTCAGTTTTTGGAAGTCATGAAGAACTACATGGAGTCACTTTGTTCAGATCTAAGGTCTTACACAATAACGAGTGTACAATCAAACAGTGACAGG GTTTCTTTACTTCTTAAAGAGAGCTTTATCGATTCCTTTCCTAGCAAGGACAGGCAATTTATCAAG TTATTTGTGGACACGCAGATGTTCACTGTTCTATCCGACTCTCGTTTGTCAAGCTTTGAGAACGGTGGCTCCTAA
- the LOC103435769 gene encoding uncharacterized protein isoform X2, producing MEGKEDAEAYEEQPPSPIQVLQEISEEALKVAGETLQNVVPGNSSMPPLAPGHRRSRSEIVTTGHRRSNSFQKLKNQMQRAWRWGGNSRDDLRLAFNPEVLANQKRQWYQLHSKSKGHIRYTEPTSLFEHFIIAGLHPDANLETVEDAFVKRKKWEMEMINSGIVDLKLLQQRGPPIPTLEPQILFKYPPGKRLDMRLKDLASFCFPGGVKARLMEKTPSLSDLNQVVYGQEHLGKDDLSFIFSLKVADNATLYGVCLHVSEIVQRPPAILGISSPNSHSMGGLFRFLVSAPRCYCVLSRVPFFELHYEMLNSIVQQERLKRITQFASEMALTDFVPTLPNVQDNDDESPERESFDNWMDSAIPVDSPIALTAASAGIRLDDETPPSSLKIWELQSPESVSASESSDFSQVRYLDKDGRKDSQCSDDYGFEVSETRSEASERICGNYGNDHTFSEVGTSFSSRNRTFESLGSAESVFRNGHTSPEVGPSFSSRNRTLERLGSSESLFSPARSMVSEDEDDDLFSTCEKEFGDELIMEWARENKNDLLQIVCGFHALPLPQRGSELSFLPLEHLQATEYRRPPVAALGFDENSLDSFQDPGVDVMLAAAEEALALSIWTTATICRVLSLESILSLLTGVLLEKQVVIVCPNLGVLSATVLSLIPMIRPFQWQSLMLPVLPGKMLDFLDAPVPFITGIQQFPADLKRKTSDPVQVNVQKDQVKMCHLPSLPRHKDLATELGPIHARLSCEGSFAKKHPVYRCNEVQVEAAGQFLEVMKNYMESLCSDLRSYTITSVQSNSDRVSLLLKESFIDSFPSKDRQFIKLFVDTQMFTVLSDSRLSSFENGGS from the exons ATGGAGGGTAAAGAAGATGCCGAAGCATACGAAGAGCAGCCTCCGTCGCCTATTCAGGTTTTGCAGGAAATATCTGAGGAGGCACTTAAAGTGGCAGGGGAGACACTGCAAAATGTGGTCCCGGGTAATTCGAGCATGCCACCATTGGCACCGGGGCATAGGCGCTCCCGAAGTGAAATTGTAACTACGGGACACAGACGGAGCAATAGCTTccagaaattgaaaaatcaGATGCAGAGGGCGTGGAGATGGGGTGGAAATTCGCGGGATGATTTGCGGTTGGCTTTCAATCCTGAGGTTTTGGCAAACCAAAAACGTCAGTGGTATCAGCTTCACTCCAAATCAAAG GGCCATATAAGATATACCGAGCCAACTTCACTCTTTGAGCATTTTATTATTGCGGGGCTTCATCCGGATGCTAACCTTGAAACTGTGGAGGATGCATTTgttaaaagaaagaaatgggAGATGGAGATGATAAACTCTGGAATTGTTGACCTTAAATTGCTACAGCAGCGGGGACCTCCAATTCCTACATTAGAACCTCAG ATACTTTTCAAATATCCTCCTGGGAAGCGTCTAGATATGCGTTTGAAAGATTTAGCTTCCTTTTGTTTTCCTGGAGGGGTTAAG GCACGGTTAATGGAGAAGACTCCATCACTAAGTGATTTAAATCAAGTTGTTTACGGACAG GAGCATTTAGGAAAAGAtgatttatcatttattttctcACTCAAG GTGGCAGACAATGCAACACTTTATGGTGTTTGCCTACACGTGTCAGAAATTGTTCAGAGGCCTCCTGCTATCTTAGGCATCTCATCACCTAATTCTCATTCGATGGGAGGACTCTTCCGATTTTTGGTTTCTGCGCCTCGATGCTACTGTGTGCTATCCAGAGTTCCTTTTTTTGAGTTACACTACGAGATGCTGAATAG TATCGTTCAACAGGAGCGTCTGAAGCGAATCACACAATTTGCTAGTGAAATGGCACTTACTGATTTTGTCCCTACATTGCCCAATGTACAAGATAATGATGATGAGTCCCCCGAGAGGGAGTCTTTTGATAATTGGATGGACTCTGCAATACCAGTTGACAGTCCAATTGCCCTTACAGCTGCCAGTGCAGGAATTAGACTGGACGATGAGACTCCACCTTCTTCACTCAAGATATGGGAACTGCAGTCCCCTGAAAGTGTCTCAGCTAGTGAGAGTTCAGATTTTAGTCAAGTACGGTATTTAGACAAGGATGGTAGAAAGGATTCACAATGTTCTGATGACTATGGTTTTGAGGTCTCAGAAACTCGTTCGGAAGCTTCAGAAAGAATATGCGGAAACTATGGAAATGACCATACTTTTTCAGAGGTTGGGACATCTTTCTCCTCCAGAAATCGCACGTTTGAGAGTCTTGGGAGTGCTGAATCTGTATTTAG aaatggCCATACTTCTCCAGAGGTTGGGCCATCTTTCTCTTCCAGGAACCGCACATTGGAGCGTCTTGGCAGTTCCGAATCTTTGTTCAG TCCAGCTAGAAGCATGGTATCGGAGGATGAAGACGATGACCTTTTCTCGACTTGTGAGAAAGAGTTTGGTGATGAACTGATAATGGAATGGGCTAGG GAGAACAAGAACGATTTGTTACAGATTGTTTGTGGTTTTCATGCTCTGCCTCTCCCACAACGAGGAAGTGAATTATCGTTTCTACCTCTTGAACATCTTCAAGCTACTGAGTATAGGCGACCTCCAGTAGCTGCTCTTGGTTTTGATGAGAATAGTTTAGATTCATTTCAAGATCCTGGG GTCGATGTTATGCTAGCTGCTGCTGAAGAAGCGCTTGCACTATCAATATGGACAACTGCAACAATCTGCCGAGTTCTCTCCCTTGAAAGT ATTTTATCATTGCTTACGGGAGTATTACTAGAAAAACAAGTGGTAATAGTGTGTCCGAATCTG GGTGTGCTATCAGCTACAGTATTATCTCTCATTCCCATGATTCGTCCATTTCAATGGCAGAGTTTAATGCTTCCT GTTCTACCAGGGAAAATGCTTGACTTTCTTGACGCCCCAGTTCCATTTATT ACTGGGATACAACAGTTTCCTGCAGACCTGAAGAGGAAAACATCGGATCCTGTTCAAGTTAATGTGCAAAAGGATCAG gtgaaaatgtgtcatttGCCGTCACTTCCAAGACATAAAGATCTAGCCACTGAATTAGGGCCCATCCATGCTAGACTGTCATGTGAAGGTTCATTTGCTAAAAAGCATCCTGTATATAGGTGCAACGAAGTGCAG GTCGAAGCTGCAGGTCAGTTTTTGGAAGTCATGAAGAACTACATGGAGTCACTTTGTTCAGATCTAAGGTCTTACACAATAACGAGTGTACAATCAAACAGTGACAGG GTTTCTTTACTTCTTAAAGAGAGCTTTATCGATTCCTTTCCTAGCAAGGACAGGCAATTTATCAAG TTATTTGTGGACACGCAGATGTTCACTGTTCTATCCGACTCTCGTTTGTCAAGCTTTGAGAACGGTGGCTCCTAA